One window of the Pseudofrankia sp. DC12 genome contains the following:
- a CDS encoding YbaB/EbfC family nucleoid-associated protein, which yields MVMSSPGEPFGNTWPAGGSVPAGSSGPAGGTGDGLGGFGAIFEQAQKMQAAMVAAQRELAEARIDGSAGGGLVTATVNGGGELVALTISPKAVDAEDTETLADLVLAAVRDATTNAHKLAEEKMAGVTGGLGGMLGGLGGGLPGLPGGISGLGG from the coding sequence ATGGTCATGTCGAGTCCAGGCGAGCCGTTCGGGAACACGTGGCCTGCTGGAGGTTCCGTACCTGCTGGCAGTTCAGGCCCTGCCGGTGGCACGGGCGACGGGCTCGGCGGCTTCGGCGCGATCTTCGAGCAGGCGCAGAAGATGCAGGCGGCGATGGTCGCCGCGCAGCGAGAGCTCGCCGAGGCCCGGATCGACGGCAGCGCCGGCGGCGGGCTCGTCACGGCGACGGTCAACGGCGGCGGTGAGCTGGTCGCGTTGACGATCAGCCCGAAGGCGGTCGACGCGGAGGACACCGAGACGCTGGCCGACCTGGTGCTGGCCGCCGTCCGGGACGCGACGACGAACGCCCACAAGCTGGCCGAGGAAAAGATGGCCGGGGTCACCGGCGGGCTCGGCGGCATGTTGGGTGGGCTCGGCGGCGGGCTCCCGGGGCTGCCCGGCGGGATCTCCGGGCTCGGCGGCTGA
- a CDS encoding DNA polymerase III subunit gamma and tau: MSTALYNRYRPATFSQVVGQEHVTSALMQALRTGRLHHAYLFSGPRGCGKTSSARILAASLNCERGPTPDPCGVCDQCVSIRTGSSMDVTEIDAASHGLVDDARDLRERAFFAPASARFKIFVVDEAHMVTAAAFNALLKVVEEPPAYLKFVFATTEPDKVIATIRSRTHHYAFRLVPPGVLRDHLASVAAQEDVDVDPAVLPLVVRAGAGSVRDSLSVLDQLLAGAGSDGLRYDRAVALLGMTDGVLLDETVDALAARDGATLFTVVEKVVGSGHDPRRFTADLLDRLRDLIMIKAVPDAAERGLLDAFSADQIERMKAQAGRVGPAELSRTADVLHNGLTEMRGTASPRLLLELVVARALLPAAATDPAALLTRLERLERGLAAGPPPAAPVARAGAGAPPTAPGGSTAPAAPASLPPEPAGALRSDTSRPQPPAGSAGPAPDTQQPGSRGGGPTAPASPPSAPPPQASRPAAPAAPAPQAPGGGEGAEAATVRAVWDQVLAATRRRKQTTFALLTEYASVLDVRGSELFLAFSAPRIAQMFGQGTHIDVLCEALAEQLGGGWRVTIGEPGGGRPGAGGPRGGPARPPATPSGGGYPSMPGASPNPAPPPNSTPRPPAGFTPATPGGGLAPQAPGRFGAAARGSSAPAALGGHSATTGPGGGSVPSASGPAVATAVRGPLGPGLDPSAGSALPQVPQAASPAGVATTAYAHQAGAGLAGTPGTAPVTLGGNLGGLAPAAPGTAPAGVAESGGPDEPSLDDEDAPAHAGSTLTGEAAAMELLRVGLGATVMEQRGAT, translated from the coding sequence GTGAGCACAGCGCTGTACAACCGGTACCGGCCCGCGACGTTCAGCCAGGTCGTGGGTCAGGAGCACGTGACCTCCGCGCTCATGCAGGCGCTGCGGACCGGCCGGTTGCACCATGCCTACCTGTTCAGCGGTCCGCGCGGCTGTGGCAAGACGTCCTCGGCCCGGATCCTCGCCGCGTCGCTGAACTGCGAGCGCGGGCCGACCCCGGATCCGTGCGGGGTCTGCGACCAGTGCGTGTCCATCCGCACCGGCTCGTCCATGGACGTCACCGAGATCGACGCCGCCTCGCATGGTCTCGTCGACGACGCCCGCGACCTCCGGGAGCGGGCCTTCTTCGCACCCGCGTCGGCGCGCTTCAAGATCTTCGTCGTCGACGAGGCGCACATGGTCACGGCGGCCGCGTTCAACGCGCTGCTCAAGGTGGTCGAGGAGCCGCCGGCCTACCTGAAGTTCGTCTTCGCCACCACCGAGCCGGACAAGGTGATCGCCACCATCCGGTCCCGCACCCACCACTACGCGTTCCGGCTGGTGCCGCCGGGAGTGCTGCGCGACCATCTGGCCTCGGTGGCCGCGCAGGAGGACGTCGACGTCGACCCGGCGGTGCTGCCGCTGGTGGTCCGCGCCGGTGCCGGCTCCGTGCGTGACTCGCTGTCGGTGCTCGACCAGCTGCTCGCCGGGGCCGGCTCGGACGGGCTGCGCTACGACCGGGCGGTCGCCCTGCTCGGCATGACCGACGGCGTGCTGCTGGACGAGACCGTCGACGCGCTGGCGGCTCGGGACGGCGCGACCCTGTTCACCGTCGTCGAGAAGGTCGTCGGCTCGGGGCACGACCCCCGCCGGTTCACCGCCGATCTGCTCGACCGGCTGCGCGACCTCATCATGATCAAGGCGGTGCCGGACGCGGCCGAGCGGGGCCTGCTGGACGCGTTCTCCGCCGACCAGATCGAGCGGATGAAGGCGCAGGCCGGCCGGGTCGGCCCGGCCGAGCTGTCCCGGACCGCGGACGTGCTGCACAACGGCCTCACGGAGATGCGCGGGACAGCTAGTCCGCGCCTGTTGCTGGAACTGGTGGTGGCCCGGGCGCTGTTGCCGGCGGCGGCGACCGATCCGGCGGCCCTGCTCACCCGGCTGGAACGGCTGGAACGAGGCCTCGCCGCCGGCCCGCCGCCGGCGGCACCCGTCGCGCGGGCCGGGGCTGGCGCCCCCCCAACGGCCCCGGGCGGGTCGACCGCCCCCGCCGCCCCGGCCTCCCTCCCGCCCGAGCCTGCCGGGGCGCTCCGGTCGGACACGTCGCGGCCTCAGCCCCCGGCAGGCTCGGCTGGGCCCGCGCCCGACACCCAGCAGCCCGGCAGCCGGGGTGGCGGCCCGACGGCTCCGGCCAGCCCACCCAGCGCCCCGCCGCCCCAAGCCTCGCGGCCCGCCGCCCCGGCGGCACCCGCCCCGCAGGCTCCCGGCGGCGGCGAGGGCGCCGAGGCGGCGACCGTGCGTGCCGTGTGGGACCAGGTGCTCGCGGCGACCCGCCGGCGCAAGCAGACCACCTTCGCGCTGCTCACCGAGTACGCCAGCGTCCTCGACGTCCGCGGGAGCGAGTTGTTCCTCGCCTTCTCCGCGCCGCGGATCGCGCAGATGTTCGGCCAGGGCACCCACATCGACGTGCTCTGCGAGGCGCTCGCGGAGCAGCTCGGCGGCGGCTGGCGCGTGACGATCGGCGAGCCTGGCGGCGGCCGGCCCGGGGCTGGCGGCCCTCGTGGCGGGCCAGCTCGGCCGCCGGCCACGCCGTCCGGCGGTGGCTACCCCTCCATGCCAGGGGCTTCGCCCAATCCGGCCCCGCCGCCGAACAGCACCCCCCGGCCGCCGGCCGGCTTCACTCCGGCCACGCCCGGTGGCGGTCTCGCGCCGCAGGCCCCGGGACGCTTCGGCGCCGCCGCCCGGGGCAGCAGCGCGCCCGCGGCCCTGGGCGGGCACAGCGCGACCACCGGCCCAGGCGGTGGTTCGGTTCCGTCGGCTTCCGGCCCCGCCGTCGCCACCGCCGTTCGCGGGCCGCTCGGCCCCGGCCTGGACCCGTCCGCCGGCAGCGCACTGCCCCAGGTCCCGCAGGCCGCCTCCCCCGCGGGGGTCGCGACGACCGCCTACGCCCACCAGGCCGGCGCCGGCCTGGCCGGTACCCCCGGGACCGCCCCGGTCACGCTCGGCGGCAACCTGGGCGGCCTCGCACCGGCCGCCCCCGGAACAGCCCCCGCCGGGGTGGCCGAGTCGGGCGGGCCCGACGAGCCTTCGCTGGACGACGAGGACGCTCCCGCGCACGCGGGCTCGACGCTGACCGGCGAAGCGGCCGCCATGGAGCTGCTGCGGGTCGGGCTCGGCGCCACCGTCATGGAGCAACGTGGTGCCACCTGA